The sequence below is a genomic window from Rhinopithecus roxellana isolate Shanxi Qingling chromosome 19, ASM756505v1, whole genome shotgun sequence.
TTGCCTTGCATTTGGCAACTTCCTCTGCAAGTTGTTGCTGCTTTTCCTGGCTGCATAATCCTTTCCTCCTCCAGAGGCCTCGGCTCATCAGTGCTTTCTAGGAGCCCCATGAGCCTTTAATGCCTTGGTTTTGCCCTGCCCCTCTGACCCCTCACTCCTTCAGGCATGCACCTGGCCCTCACCACTGTGCTCCTGTGGGCATGGGGGAGTCTCCAGGCCTTTGAAATTGTagagaaggaaaacatttttcagaagaccccctgccctgctttccTGATGTTTGAAAATGCAGCCTACTTGGCCGACATGAGCTTTGAGCTTCCCTGTCACTGCAAACCCGAAGAGGTGCCAGCTGTAGTCTGGTTCTACCAAAAGCACCTAGGTAGCAGCCACACCAAAGTGCTGACGGACTTCGATGGGCGGGTGCTGACAGAGGCAGCCCAGGTACGTGTGGGCAGCGACATGCTGACCCGCTTCAGCATCCGCATGTTCAGCCTGTTGGTTTTCAGGGCTCAGCCTGAGGACTCGGGCCTGTACTTCTGCGGCACCCGCAAGGGGGACTACTTTTACGCCTACGATGTGGACATCCAGAACAGTGAGGGAATGGTGGCCACCTTCCAGGACGAGGGCCAGGAGCCCTTTGCAGATGAATACTATGGGCACCTCCATGTCTTCACCACCTTCTGGGAATGGACCCCCTGTGACCGCTGCGGGGTGCGTGGGGAGCAGTGGCGCATCGGCCTCTGCTACCTGCAGAGCCCAGACCTCTCCCCACGCTACCTCAAGGCGGTGCCCGATGTGGTGTCCTGTGGTTCAAGGGCTGTACCAAGGAAGCTGCAGACCAAGGCCAGGCACCACACCCCTGAGCTGCTGGTTCGGAGCTGCATAGTACCCTGTGAGAAGACGAAGACCATCCGGGAGGGTGTGCTGGCCATCATTAACTATGTGTCCAAAGTGGGCAGCCGGCCCTGGGTGCCCCAGGTGCCCATTCAGTTCCACCAGCAGAGACTGGGCCATGGACTCATCATCTCCTGTCCCGGGGCCCGGCCAGAGCATGCGGTGGCCTGGGACAAAGACCGCCAGCACCTCTACCGCACACAGTACCTGAAGGGTGTCAACAGGTCCATGAGGGTGTTCATTGACCACGGCAACCAGCTCCACATCCGCTTCACCCAGCTGGATGACCGGGGCATCTACTATTGCTGGAGGCAGGGTGTGCGAGTTGCTGGCTTCCGGCTGGGCGTGACATCTCGTGGGCGCTACCCAGCCTCGTTGTCGGATCCTGAGACTCGCTCGGCCGTGGAGCTCACCCTGATAGGCTACCTGTTCATCACGGCAGTCTTCGTCACCATTCACCTCTGTCGCTGCTGCTGTTACTTATTTCAGTGTTGTCCCAACTTCTCCCCCTAGGATCTCTCTTTGCCCAGCTCTGACGACCAGTTGTCCTTCAATGTGTTTGTTAAATGATA
It includes:
- the FAM187A gene encoding Ig-like V-type domain-containing protein FAM187A yields the protein MHLALTTVLLWAWGSLQAFEIVEKENIFQKTPCPAFLMFENAAYLADMSFELPCHCKPEEVPAVVWFYQKHLGSSHTKVLTDFDGRVLTEAAQVRVGSDMLTRFSIRMFSLLVFRAQPEDSGLYFCGTRKGDYFYAYDVDIQNSEGMVATFQDEGQEPFADEYYGHLHVFTTFWEWTPCDRCGVRGEQWRIGLCYLQSPDLSPRYLKAVPDVVSCGSRAVPRKLQTKARHHTPELLVRSCIVPCEKTKTIREGVLAIINYVSKVGSRPWVPQVPIQFHQQRLGHGLIISCPGARPEHAVAWDKDRQHLYRTQYLKGVNRSMRVFIDHGNQLHIRFTQLDDRGIYYCWRQGVRVAGFRLGVTSRGRYPASLSDPETRSAVELTLIGYLFITAVFVTIHLCRCCCYLFQCCPNFSP